One stretch of Ornithinimicrobium ciconiae DNA includes these proteins:
- a CDS encoding gluconokinase, with product MGPSFEIDLDQAEAPLVLAVDVGSTATRGMIYDAHGRPVGKRVKVPHTFTVAPDGTSEIDPDQVVDEVTTVIDKLTDALGEESVAGVALDTFASSLVVVDADGTPLTACYTYADGRCGRQVEQLRDELDEEALQQRTGTRVHSSYWPARLRWLAAEKPEVVAAAAHYLSLGDYVLRRLTGVLATGTSTAAWTGMVDRDTADWYADIVATAGVRVDQLPPIHHLDQPLELPTKRAAKIARKWPQLANAQWFATITDGLAANVGLGAYDETSIGASCATSGALRVLVRTLPEKLPAGLWCYRVSHDKSLVGGALNDVGRALAWADVTLRTDQVDEDELSAALVAEPHETTPLVLPFLSGERSTGWAADARAVITGIGAGSAPVEVYRGVVEGIALSYARIAAQLRTVAPQPDKLFCGGRVTTDRPELLQVMADAMRTSVTPVQLKRTTLRGTALLTLDTLAPDVPRARPDLGKALAPDTNRRPYYTQRFGQFEKVYEALFT from the coding sequence ATGGGACCGAGCTTCGAGATTGACCTCGACCAGGCCGAGGCCCCGCTGGTGCTCGCCGTGGATGTCGGGTCCACCGCGACCCGGGGCATGATCTATGACGCCCACGGGCGGCCGGTCGGCAAACGCGTCAAGGTGCCCCACACCTTCACCGTGGCCCCCGACGGCACCTCAGAGATCGACCCCGACCAGGTCGTCGACGAGGTCACCACGGTGATCGACAAGCTCACCGACGCGCTCGGTGAGGAGTCGGTGGCGGGGGTGGCACTGGACACCTTTGCCTCCTCGCTCGTCGTGGTCGACGCCGATGGCACGCCGCTGACCGCCTGCTACACCTACGCCGACGGGCGCTGCGGACGACAGGTCGAGCAGCTGCGGGACGAGTTGGACGAGGAGGCGCTGCAGCAGCGCACCGGCACCCGCGTGCACTCCAGCTACTGGCCGGCACGGTTGCGCTGGCTCGCAGCGGAGAAGCCCGAGGTCGTCGCGGCAGCCGCGCACTATCTGTCGCTGGGCGACTACGTCCTCCGCCGGCTGACCGGCGTGCTGGCCACCGGCACCTCGACCGCCGCGTGGACCGGGATGGTCGATCGGGACACCGCCGACTGGTATGCCGACATCGTCGCCACCGCGGGGGTCCGCGTCGATCAGCTGCCCCCGATCCACCACCTGGACCAACCACTGGAGCTGCCGACCAAGCGGGCCGCGAAGATCGCGCGGAAGTGGCCACAGCTGGCGAACGCCCAGTGGTTCGCGACGATCACCGACGGACTGGCCGCCAATGTCGGCCTGGGCGCCTATGACGAGACCTCGATCGGTGCCTCCTGCGCCACGTCCGGTGCCCTGCGGGTGCTGGTGCGCACCCTGCCCGAGAAACTCCCCGCGGGCCTGTGGTGCTATCGGGTCTCGCACGACAAGTCCCTCGTAGGAGGTGCCCTCAACGATGTCGGCCGCGCTCTCGCGTGGGCCGATGTCACGCTGCGCACCGACCAGGTCGACGAGGACGAGCTCTCCGCCGCCCTGGTGGCCGAGCCGCACGAGACCACGCCGCTGGTGCTGCCCTTCCTCAGCGGGGAGCGCAGCACCGGGTGGGCGGCCGACGCACGGGCCGTGATCACCGGGATCGGTGCCGGGTCGGCCCCGGTCGAGGTCTATCGCGGCGTGGTCGAGGGCATCGCGCTGTCCTATGCGCGGATCGCCGCACAGCTGCGCACGGTCGCTCCCCAGCCCGACAAGCTGTTCTGCGGCGGGCGGGTCACCACCGACCGGCCCGAGCTGTTGCAGGTGATGGCCGACGCGATGCGGACCTCGGTCACCCCCGTGCAGCTCAAGCGGACGACGCTGCGTGGGACCGCCCTGCTCACGCTCGACACCCTCGCGCCAGATGTCCCGCGCGCCCGACCCGACCTCGGCAAGGCGCTGGCCCCGGACACCAACCGGCGGCCCTACTACACCCAACGGTTCGGGCAGTTCGAGAAGGTCTACGAAGCGCTGTTCACCTGA
- the pdhA gene encoding pyruvate dehydrogenase (acetyl-transferring) E1 component subunit alpha, whose translation MSDDVVAPVDTAAPATHEPPARDITDGGPDMVQFLDADGQRVALTEVNSPYAEYVDQIDDEQLRSLYRDLVLVRRVDAEGHALQRQGELGLWPSLLGQEAAQVGAGRAMRAQDYAFPGYREHGVAWCKGVDPINLLGMFRGVNHGGWDSNENNFHLYTIVIGNQMLHASGYAMGVQKDGMVGTGDPERDTAVMAFTGDGGTAQGDYNEALVFASVAHSPVVFFVQNNHWAISEPNDRQFTIPPYQRARGFGIPGVRVDGNDVLASLAVTQGALDRARSAGGPTLIEAFTYRMGAHTTSDDPTKYRIAAEVDIWKKKDPIDRLRKHLESKGLADQEWLEALDAEADELALRIRTACQEMPNPPHSQMFEKVYAEPHPLVDRERAEFLAYQASFEEDS comes from the coding sequence GTGAGCGACGACGTCGTCGCGCCGGTGGACACCGCCGCGCCCGCGACCCACGAACCACCCGCCAGAGACATCACCGATGGCGGTCCGGACATGGTCCAGTTCCTCGATGCCGACGGCCAGCGGGTCGCGCTCACCGAGGTCAACAGCCCGTATGCCGAATATGTCGACCAGATCGACGACGAGCAGCTGCGCAGCCTCTATCGCGACCTGGTGCTGGTGCGCCGTGTCGACGCCGAGGGCCACGCCCTGCAGCGTCAGGGTGAGCTCGGCCTGTGGCCCTCGCTGCTGGGGCAGGAGGCTGCCCAGGTCGGTGCCGGTCGCGCGATGCGAGCGCAGGACTACGCCTTCCCCGGCTACCGCGAGCACGGTGTGGCGTGGTGCAAGGGGGTTGATCCGATCAACCTGCTCGGCATGTTCCGTGGGGTCAACCACGGTGGGTGGGACTCCAATGAGAACAACTTCCACCTCTACACGATCGTCATCGGCAACCAGATGCTGCACGCGTCGGGGTATGCGATGGGTGTGCAGAAGGACGGCATGGTCGGCACCGGGGACCCGGAGCGGGACACCGCGGTGATGGCCTTCACCGGTGACGGAGGGACGGCCCAGGGTGACTACAACGAGGCCCTGGTCTTTGCCTCCGTGGCGCACTCGCCGGTGGTCTTCTTCGTCCAGAACAACCACTGGGCGATCTCCGAGCCCAACGACCGCCAGTTCACGATCCCGCCCTACCAGCGCGCGCGTGGCTTCGGCATCCCGGGCGTGCGGGTCGACGGCAACGACGTGCTCGCCTCCCTGGCCGTCACCCAGGGCGCGTTGGACCGGGCCCGCAGCGCTGGTGGCCCGACGCTGATCGAGGCGTTCACCTATCGGATGGGGGCGCACACCACCTCGGACGACCCGACGAAATATCGGATCGCGGCCGAGGTCGACATCTGGAAGAAGAAGGACCCGATCGACCGGCTGCGCAAGCACCTGGAGAGCAAAGGACTGGCCGACCAGGAGTGGCTCGAGGCCCTCGACGCAGAGGCCGACGAGCTGGCTCTGCGCATCCGCACGGCGTGCCAGGAGATGCCGAACCCTCCGCACTCGCAGATGTTCGAGAAGGTCTATGCCGAGCCGCACCCGCTCGTGGATCGCGAGCGTGCGGAGTTCCTGGCCTACCAGGCGAGCTTTGAGGAGGACTCATGA
- a CDS encoding alpha-ketoacid dehydrogenase subunit beta — protein sequence MSATSGAAPQKMTIAKALNAGMRAAMEADSKVVLLGEDIGKLGGVFRITEGLQKDFGEDRVIDTPLAESGIMGTAVGLALRGYRPVVEIQFDGFVYPAFDQIISQVSKMHYRSQGHLKLPMVIRIPYGGGIGAVEHHSESNEAYFAHTAGLRVVTCSTAEDGYWMIQQAIASDDPVVFYEPKRRYHERGEIEFTDSARLGLHDAVVRNSGTDVTVLAYGPMVKTALIAAQAAEVEGRSIEVVDLRSLSPLDVPTILESVKKTGRVVVAHEAQTFLGMGAELAAMIQAEAFYHLEAPVIRVGGYNIPYPPSRHEEVFLPDLDRILDAVDRALAH from the coding sequence ATGAGTGCCACCAGTGGGGCCGCGCCCCAGAAGATGACGATCGCCAAGGCGCTCAACGCCGGCATGCGGGCCGCGATGGAGGCCGACTCCAAGGTCGTGCTGCTGGGTGAGGACATCGGCAAGCTCGGCGGGGTCTTCCGCATCACCGAGGGCCTGCAGAAGGACTTCGGCGAGGACCGGGTCATCGACACCCCGCTGGCGGAGTCGGGGATCATGGGCACCGCGGTGGGCCTGGCCCTGCGTGGCTACCGTCCGGTGGTTGAGATCCAGTTCGACGGGTTCGTCTATCCGGCCTTCGACCAGATCATCAGCCAGGTCTCCAAGATGCACTACCGCTCGCAGGGGCACCTGAAGCTGCCGATGGTCATCCGCATCCCCTATGGCGGTGGCATCGGTGCCGTGGAGCACCACAGTGAGTCCAACGAGGCCTACTTCGCGCACACCGCGGGCCTGCGGGTGGTCACCTGCTCCACGGCGGAGGACGGCTACTGGATGATCCAGCAGGCGATCGCCAGTGACGACCCGGTCGTGTTCTACGAGCCGAAGCGTCGCTATCACGAGCGGGGTGAGATCGAGTTCACGGACAGCGCCCGTCTCGGTCTGCACGACGCGGTGGTCCGCAACTCGGGCACCGATGTGACCGTGCTGGCCTACGGGCCGATGGTGAAGACAGCGCTCATCGCAGCCCAGGCCGCGGAGGTTGAGGGACGCTCGATCGAGGTCGTCGACCTGCGCTCGCTGTCACCGCTGGACGTCCCGACCATCCTGGAGTCGGTGAAGAAGACCGGCCGGGTCGTCGTGGCGCACGAGGCGCAGACCTTCCTCGGCATGGGCGCGGAGCTGGCGGCGATGATCCAGGCCGAGGCGTTCTACCACCTCGAGGCACCCGTCATCCGGGTCGGTGGCTACAACATCCCCTACCCGCCCAGCCGGCACGAGGAGGTCTTCCTCCCCGACCTCGACCGGATCCTGGACGCCGTCGATCGGGCTTTGGCCCACTGA
- a CDS encoding dihydrolipoamide acetyltransferase family protein, which yields MPQFNLPDPGEGLVEADIVTWKVKVGDEVKVNDIVVEIETAKSLVELPIPWAGTVQEILVEEGATVEVGAPIIVIDTGDGGGTGGSGGAEAGQAGASGEQASSGGDTVGTAAPGTQAAPGEATPEEPTREANLVGYGPSAGATQRRARRSAATPSAPQAQPAVQAQAVTQAQPEPVAQPAPAPAPVAEPVAPAGPSLAKPPVRKYAKDKGVDLRSVPATREDGVITRADVDAYLVAGSAPAVGALSAGAAAGAAGATHAATAPAAAAPQTPATGSDAASAPAYTAPVFDRTGERETRTPVKGVRKMTAQAMTSSAFSAPHVTEFITVDVSATMELVTRLKSDREFRGVRVNPMLLVAKAVCLAVKRNPGMIAVWDEAAQEVVQKNYLNLGIAAATPRGLMVPNIKDADLMDLRQLADAMANLVETARAGRTQPAEMSGGCITITNVGVFGVDTGTPIINPGESAIVAFGAVRRQPWVVTAPDGSEEIVPRWITQLAVSFDHRLIDGELGSMFLADLAAILEDPGRALVWG from the coding sequence GTGCCACAGTTCAACTTGCCAGACCCCGGTGAGGGCCTCGTCGAGGCCGATATCGTCACCTGGAAGGTCAAGGTCGGCGACGAGGTCAAGGTCAACGACATCGTCGTGGAGATCGAGACCGCCAAGTCCTTGGTCGAGTTGCCCATCCCCTGGGCCGGCACGGTCCAGGAGATCCTCGTCGAGGAGGGCGCCACTGTCGAGGTCGGAGCGCCGATCATCGTGATCGACACCGGCGACGGCGGCGGGACTGGTGGCTCGGGCGGCGCCGAGGCCGGACAGGCCGGCGCGAGCGGTGAGCAGGCCTCTTCCGGCGGCGACACGGTGGGTACGGCGGCGCCCGGCACCCAGGCGGCGCCGGGCGAGGCCACTCCCGAGGAGCCGACCCGTGAGGCAAACCTCGTCGGCTACGGACCCTCGGCCGGTGCCACCCAGCGCCGGGCCCGCAGGTCGGCCGCGACCCCGAGCGCGCCCCAGGCTCAGCCCGCGGTGCAGGCCCAGGCAGTTACGCAGGCACAGCCCGAGCCAGTGGCGCAACCTGCTCCTGCACCTGCTCCCGTGGCCGAGCCCGTGGCCCCGGCGGGCCCATCCCTGGCCAAGCCGCCGGTGCGCAAGTACGCCAAGGACAAGGGGGTCGACCTGAGGTCGGTCCCCGCGACCCGCGAGGACGGCGTGATCACCCGTGCCGACGTGGACGCCTACCTGGTCGCCGGGTCCGCCCCGGCTGTCGGCGCACTGTCTGCGGGTGCTGCGGCAGGAGCCGCCGGCGCCACCCACGCGGCTACCGCACCCGCGGCAGCGGCTCCGCAGACGCCCGCGACTGGCAGCGACGCAGCCAGCGCCCCGGCATACACCGCCCCGGTGTTTGACCGCACGGGTGAGCGGGAGACGCGCACACCGGTCAAGGGTGTGCGCAAGATGACCGCTCAGGCGATGACCAGCTCGGCCTTCAGCGCGCCGCACGTCACCGAGTTCATCACCGTCGACGTCAGCGCCACGATGGAGTTGGTCACCCGGCTCAAGAGCGACCGTGAGTTCCGCGGCGTGCGGGTCAACCCGATGTTGTTGGTCGCCAAGGCCGTGTGCCTGGCCGTCAAGCGCAACCCCGGCATGATCGCCGTGTGGGACGAGGCCGCTCAGGAGGTCGTCCAGAAGAACTACCTCAACCTCGGGATCGCCGCCGCGACACCGCGCGGCCTGATGGTGCCCAACATCAAGGACGCGGACCTGATGGATCTGCGCCAGCTGGCCGACGCGATGGCCAACCTCGTGGAGACCGCCCGCGCCGGTCGCACGCAGCCCGCGGAGATGTCCGGTGGATGCATCACGATCACCAACGTCGGGGTCTTCGGCGTCGACACCGGCACCCCGATCATCAACCCCGGTGAGTCGGCCATCGTGGCCTTCGGCGCCGTTCGCCGCCAGCCCTGGGTCGTGACTGCGCCCGACGGCTCCGAGGAGATCGTGCCGCGCTGGATCACCCAGCTCGCGGTCTCCTTCGACCACCGCCTCATCGACGGTGAGCTCGGATCCATGTTCCTGGCCGACCTCGCGGCCATCCTGGAGGACCCGGGTCGCGCGCTGGTCTGGGGCTGA
- a CDS encoding VOC family protein: MTPPRIRGTSVSISTPAPRALAEFYARLLDLEITVAEGAREGEPVDAGWAQIRPVEGRLDMTLNFEWDEHYVPPAWPTPAPSHLGWPSVSGEVSAGPAPQQVMAHLDLWAEDLSASVAWAIECGATEHPHQPQENVRVMVDPHGHPFCLFT, from the coding sequence ATGACACCACCGAGGATCCGGGGCACCTCGGTCTCGATCAGCACTCCGGCACCGCGGGCACTCGCCGAGTTCTATGCCCGGCTGCTGGACCTCGAGATCACGGTCGCCGAAGGCGCTCGCGAGGGCGAGCCGGTTGACGCGGGCTGGGCGCAGATCCGACCCGTCGAGGGCCGTCTGGACATGACTCTCAACTTCGAGTGGGACGAGCACTACGTTCCACCGGCGTGGCCGACCCCCGCCCCCAGCCACCTGGGTTGGCCCTCGGTCTCTGGAGAGGTCTCCGCCGGGCCCGCACCACAGCAGGTCATGGCTCACCTCGACCTGTGGGCCGAGGACCTCTCGGCGTCCGTGGCCTGGGCGATCGAGTGCGGTGCCACCGAGCATCCGCACCAGCCCCAGGAGAACGTGCGGGTCATGGTGGATCCGCACGGCCACCCGTTCTGCCTGTTCACCTGA
- a CDS encoding thermonuclease family protein produces MVKVVDGDTLDVRYGGEVHRVRLLNVDAPESKDPNRPVECLGQAASEFLADQLPVGRDVTLEFDVDLVDPYDRVLAGVFKDDVLINAEIARAGLGVPVYFAPNKQFLSQVESAHAEAESHQLGLYDPAAECSIPAQLEQLRTAQDQLAQATPAEDASAAEIAAFLEQIEREQSGAAALLLLLGGDSSVVPLAGYTADDIAEMSSTVHGIDATLTTTHAAWSDKHDQAVSREAAIAERKVEEQKRADEAAQRAAEEKAERAAEEKAEREAEEKVQREAEAAAQREAEEKSQREEEQRRQAEEEARRQPPAPAPAPAPAPAPAPPPAPAPPPAPAPDRPGAGYTGCRDYSKPGPYFDDKGRGYMPIDCKTKAPLA; encoded by the coding sequence GTGGTCAAGGTGGTGGACGGGGACACCCTCGACGTGCGGTATGGCGGTGAGGTCCACCGAGTCCGCCTGCTGAATGTTGATGCGCCGGAGAGCAAGGATCCGAATCGGCCAGTCGAGTGTCTGGGGCAGGCAGCCTCGGAGTTCCTTGCTGATCAACTCCCTGTGGGCAGGGACGTCACCCTCGAGTTTGACGTCGACCTCGTCGACCCGTACGACCGTGTCCTGGCGGGGGTCTTCAAGGATGACGTCCTGATCAATGCCGAGATCGCACGTGCGGGGCTGGGCGTGCCGGTGTACTTCGCACCCAACAAGCAGTTCCTGTCGCAGGTCGAGAGCGCGCATGCCGAAGCAGAAAGCCACCAGCTCGGTCTGTATGACCCGGCCGCGGAGTGTTCGATTCCCGCACAGCTGGAACAACTGCGGACCGCGCAGGACCAACTGGCACAGGCGACTCCTGCCGAGGATGCTTCCGCTGCGGAGATCGCGGCCTTCCTTGAGCAGATTGAGCGGGAGCAGAGTGGCGCGGCTGCCTTGCTGTTGCTTCTCGGAGGCGACTCGAGCGTTGTCCCGCTCGCGGGGTACACCGCGGACGACATCGCGGAGATGAGCTCGACGGTGCATGGCATCGACGCCACCCTCACGACGACCCATGCCGCGTGGAGCGACAAGCATGACCAGGCCGTGTCGAGGGAGGCGGCGATCGCAGAACGCAAGGTCGAGGAACAGAAGCGCGCCGACGAAGCGGCTCAGCGTGCGGCTGAGGAGAAGGCCGAGCGTGCGGCTGAGGAGAAGGCCGAGCGTGAGGCCGAGGAAAAGGTGCAACGCGAGGCGGAGGCGGCGGCTCAACGTGAGGCCGAGGAGAAGTCCCAGCGGGAAGAGGAGCAGCGCCGCCAGGCAGAGGAAGAGGCTAGGCGTCAGCCTCCCGCTCCTGCTCCGGCTCCTGCTCCAGCCCCGGCTCCAGCTCCTCCGCCTGCCCCGGCTCCTCCGCCTGCTCCTGCTCCGGACCGCCCCGGCGCTGGCTATACCGGCTGCCGCGACTACAGCAAGCCCGGACCCTACTTTGACGACAAGGGCCGGGGATACATGCCGATCGACTGCAAGACGAAGGCTCCGCTCGCCTAG
- a CDS encoding HNH endonuclease signature motif containing protein translates to MAIQGWAQPSGQPPEWAVDDGTNQASSHSDPAAAKPMEHPIGKPTEYPIHNPTEHPIAAALTAVEGALDAVDPTLWQDVPDASLRGLTRRIARLSARLSAHHIAAARSMERVGTARQAGATSTGQLMANDFGGDRRTAEDLVRTAGMLEDSGASATESALGAGDISHDQAKIIGRTVAALPKHLTEQERAQVEQKLLAEAAKLSLRNLRLRSKRALQDVRPDPESDEDEDRETERQEKSAWEKTSFSLWDRKDGTHGFNGIMPDLQAHQLRAILDALVSPRRKHLATSQAADTDTDGEGLSGCNDHNSGDGTAGGARAAGTAGGARAAGTAGGARAAGTAPPPTTPEEMTPYPNQLGRALCGLIEHFPTDGFAQAGGAPVSLAITFAYEHLAKECAEVAGTLTDGLRVSAGQIRRLACTQQLIPQVFNGRSVPLDQGTAKRLFTKEQRRILAQRDHGCAFPSCDRPPQWCDAHHLLSWSAGGATNLGNGVLLCFFHHHAVHDQGWSVRLHPGDGLPEFAHPEHTEGVWQRNHRFRASTDLVPQLGAFP, encoded by the coding sequence ATGGCAATCCAGGGTTGGGCACAGCCGAGCGGACAGCCGCCGGAGTGGGCGGTCGACGACGGCACCAACCAGGCCTCCTCCCACTCGGATCCCGCCGCTGCCAAGCCCATGGAACACCCCATCGGCAAGCCCACCGAATATCCCATCCACAACCCCACAGAACACCCCATCGCGGCTGCGTTGACCGCGGTCGAGGGGGCGCTGGATGCGGTTGATCCGACGCTATGGCAGGACGTCCCTGACGCCTCACTTCGGGGACTTACCCGACGGATCGCGCGGTTGTCCGCCCGGCTCTCTGCTCATCACATCGCCGCCGCCCGGTCTATGGAGCGGGTGGGGACCGCCCGTCAGGCCGGAGCAACCTCCACCGGACAGCTGATGGCCAACGACTTCGGTGGTGACCGTCGCACGGCCGAGGACCTGGTCAGGACCGCCGGGATGCTGGAGGACTCCGGTGCCTCCGCGACCGAAAGCGCTCTCGGTGCAGGAGACATCAGCCACGACCAGGCCAAGATCATCGGCCGCACCGTGGCTGCCCTGCCCAAGCACCTCACGGAGCAGGAGCGGGCACAGGTGGAGCAGAAGCTGCTCGCCGAGGCAGCGAAACTGTCGCTGCGTAACCTGCGCCTGCGCAGCAAGCGGGCCCTCCAAGACGTGCGGCCGGACCCTGAGTCGGACGAGGACGAGGACCGCGAGACGGAGCGACAGGAGAAGTCCGCGTGGGAGAAGACCTCCTTCTCGCTGTGGGACCGCAAGGACGGCACCCACGGGTTCAACGGGATCATGCCCGACCTCCAGGCCCACCAGCTCCGCGCGATCCTCGATGCGCTGGTGTCCCCGCGTCGCAAGCACCTGGCCACGTCCCAGGCCGCTGACACAGACACGGATGGCGAAGGACTGAGCGGGTGCAACGACCACAACTCCGGCGACGGGACCGCAGGCGGTGCCAGGGCTGCCGGAACCGCGGGCGGTGCCAGGGCTGCCGGAACCGCGGGCGGTGCCAGGGCTGCGGGGACCGCGCCGCCACCGACCACGCCGGAGGAGATGACGCCCTACCCGAACCAGCTGGGGCGGGCCCTGTGCGGCCTCATCGAGCACTTCCCCACGGATGGGTTCGCCCAGGCCGGCGGTGCTCCGGTGTCGCTGGCCATCACCTTCGCCTACGAGCACCTCGCCAAGGAGTGTGCGGAAGTGGCCGGGACCCTGACCGATGGCCTACGGGTGTCGGCGGGTCAGATCCGCCGCCTGGCGTGCACACAGCAGCTGATCCCGCAGGTCTTCAACGGACGATCAGTCCCGCTGGATCAGGGGACGGCCAAGCGACTCTTCACCAAGGAGCAACGCAGGATCCTGGCCCAACGGGATCACGGATGCGCCTTTCCCAGCTGCGACCGGCCTCCGCAGTGGTGCGACGCGCATCACCTGCTCAGCTGGTCCGCCGGTGGCGCCACCAACCTGGGCAACGGCGTCCTGCTCTGCTTCTTCCACCACCACGCGGTCCACGACCAGGGGTGGAGTGTGCGCCTGCACCCTGGCGACGGGCTCCCGGAGTTTGCGCACCCCGAACACACCGAAGGCGTCTGGCAGCGCAACCACCGTTTCCGAGCCTCGACCGATCTCGTCCCGCAACTCGGCGCGTTCCCATGA
- a CDS encoding YybH family protein — protein sequence MGEGPVQLHAPEDVPRAFAEAWNRGDADSIAALFAADADFVNVVGFWWTRREQIRHNHAYGFEKIFAGSTMTLDRVRVRDLEDTAVVHARWRVAGQSRPAGDGREAPAGTAGRMPTGDLGGEPVPRQEQPGERRGIFTFVVHRQEDGRWLTVAAQNTDIIPGAQTLLDDGSGLHPAHYERRPAHYEPMRTEPGTG from the coding sequence GTGGGCGAAGGACCCGTGCAACTGCACGCACCAGAGGATGTCCCCCGCGCCTTCGCAGAGGCGTGGAACCGCGGTGACGCCGACAGCATCGCTGCCCTGTTTGCGGCAGACGCCGACTTCGTCAACGTCGTCGGCTTCTGGTGGACCAGGCGCGAACAGATCCGGCACAACCACGCGTATGGCTTCGAGAAGATCTTCGCCGGCAGCACCATGACCCTCGACCGGGTGCGGGTGCGCGACCTGGAGGACACCGCGGTGGTGCACGCCCGCTGGCGGGTCGCTGGACAGAGCAGGCCCGCGGGCGACGGGCGTGAGGCGCCAGCAGGCACTGCGGGTCGTATGCCGACGGGTGACCTCGGAGGAGAACCGGTGCCGAGGCAGGAGCAACCAGGTGAGCGTCGGGGCATCTTCACCTTCGTCGTTCACCGCCAGGAGGACGGGCGGTGGCTCACCGTCGCAGCACAGAACACCGACATCATCCCCGGTGCGCAGACGCTGCTGGACGACGGCTCCGGGCTACACCCGGCGCACTACGAGCGACGCCCGGCGCACTACGAGCCGATGCGGACGGAACCGGGCACCGGCTGA
- a CDS encoding phenylacetate--CoA ligase family protein translates to MARQRAGQTIYDVGERVWTSRPLKVVRRTALRASTGVLTQGYSLYKVHPAMWRLTATHYRPWMGDFARWHAWMTCQLGSLHVPAYQQFLKERDWSFTWWDLTNYPPTSKDNYVTRYGEEARCWHGEMDLRGTLVDESSGSSGRPFNWVRGREELADIHRNVAGFTSLMMKDEPRLFVINAYSMGAWATGTNTGIAMAKIAMVKNTGPDLDKIVDTINHFGPGFTYLITAYPPFLKDLRDRLDADGFDWDQHRMHGLVGGEGMTEALRDYCEERFLTVRSGYGASDLTIGIGGETELTVWLRRQLLQDHELREVVLGPDESRTPMIFQYNPLETYLEITDEGEILCTLTSTSVLSPKLRYNISDEGVILDWHDLAAILRTRPEWQSAARQAWQAQGMKLPLLLLFGRKDATISFMGANIYPQDVENGLYADSSRAAQLASFTLTLEERDGGTASQPVVHLELREEVHPSEHERAALATDAQQGIVGYLARVSRDFAQSLEESARTGDIEVRVHDHGTGPFEVENTTLKRVYLRKDQA, encoded by the coding sequence ATGGCACGGCAGCGAGCGGGGCAGACCATCTATGACGTCGGCGAACGGGTGTGGACGAGCAGGCCACTGAAGGTGGTGCGCCGCACCGCGCTCCGCGCGAGCACCGGCGTGCTGACCCAGGGATACAGCCTCTACAAGGTGCACCCGGCGATGTGGCGGCTCACGGCGACCCACTACCGGCCGTGGATGGGTGACTTCGCCCGCTGGCACGCCTGGATGACCTGCCAGCTCGGCTCTCTGCACGTGCCGGCCTACCAGCAATTCCTCAAGGAGCGCGACTGGAGCTTCACGTGGTGGGACCTGACGAACTACCCACCGACCAGCAAGGACAACTACGTCACCCGCTACGGCGAGGAGGCGCGCTGCTGGCACGGTGAGATGGACCTGCGCGGGACCCTGGTCGACGAGTCCTCCGGCTCCTCGGGCCGGCCCTTCAACTGGGTGCGTGGCCGCGAGGAACTGGCCGACATCCACCGCAACGTCGCCGGCTTCACCTCGCTGATGATGAAGGACGAGCCGCGCCTGTTCGTCATCAACGCCTACTCGATGGGCGCCTGGGCGACCGGAACCAACACCGGCATCGCGATGGCCAAGATCGCGATGGTCAAGAACACCGGACCGGACCTGGACAAGATCGTCGACACCATCAACCACTTCGGGCCCGGCTTCACCTACCTGATCACCGCCTACCCGCCCTTCCTGAAGGACCTGCGCGACCGGCTCGACGCCGACGGCTTCGACTGGGACCAGCACCGGATGCACGGGCTAGTCGGCGGCGAGGGGATGACCGAGGCGCTGCGTGACTACTGCGAGGAGCGCTTCCTGACCGTCCGTTCCGGCTACGGCGCCTCCGACCTGACCATCGGTATCGGCGGGGAGACCGAGCTCACCGTGTGGCTGCGCCGCCAGCTCCTGCAGGACCACGAGCTGCGCGAGGTGGTGCTCGGGCCGGACGAGTCACGCACCCCGATGATCTTCCAGTACAACCCGCTCGAGACCTACCTCGAGATCACCGACGAGGGCGAGATCCTCTGCACCCTGACCTCGACGTCGGTGCTCAGCCCTAAGTTGCGTTACAACATCTCAGATGAGGGGGTGATCCTCGACTGGCACGATCTCGCCGCAATCCTGCGCACCCGTCCCGAGTGGCAGAGCGCCGCACGCCAGGCCTGGCAGGCGCAGGGGATGAAGTTGCCGCTGTTGCTCCTCTTCGGCCGCAAGGACGCCACGATCTCGTTCATGGGCGCCAACATCTATCCCCAGGACGTCGAGAACGGGCTGTATGCCGACTCCTCCCGAGCCGCGCAGCTCGCCTCCTTCACGCTCACCCTGGAGGAGCGGGACGGCGGCACCGCCAGTCAGCCCGTGGTCCACCTGGAGCTGCGCGAGGAGGTGCACCCGTCCGAGCACGAGCGCGCCGCACTGGCCACCGACGCCCAGCAGGGGATCGTCGGCTATCTGGCCAGGGTGAGCCGTGACTTCGCCCAGTCCCTGGAGGAGTCCGCGCGCACCGGCGACATCGAGGTGCGCGTCCACGACCACGGCACGGGACCCTTCGAGGTCGAGAACACCACGCTCAAGCGGGTCTACCTGCGCAAGGATCAGGCATGA